Proteins from one Pantoea cypripedii genomic window:
- a CDS encoding AMP-binding protein produces MSMITVEDAAFWQQEAQRLHWQQDFSALVASIDGGPRCRWFPDGKTNLSYNALDRHLVTRGNHCAIIHRDYLGYTHRLSYLELWQQVNALSSLLSSWGIRQGDRVLIALPMMPQAAIAMLACARLGAVHVVVYSASTSEALAQRINACQPVLLIHSSEKRSRESLPSIPAPTATLRVADMVSADFSRELAQHQGREVPCAWVEASQPSHLLFTSGTTGAPKGIVRDTGGYAVALLASLHHLFQVQDDEIFFTTADVGWVTGHSYGVYAPLLAGITTVMCEASPVNAPGESWWQMVAELGITRMLTIAGAIRMARQQGTPRADLAALRSLYLAGEPLDSTTHDWVSTEMCVPCENHYWQTESGWPLLAGSGSGLKPVFSRSVAIVDAASGALCAAGEAGLLVVNGSLGPGGMSTLWQDDTQHDQRYWLQRDGRWSYATHDCAVQVGDNIVIQGRMDDVINIGGKRLATAEVENALAGLDGIVEVVATRTPHHLLGEMVALFVVTDGLNAPQEAALKQQIRERLISRCGRYALPRKIHFRRSLPKTFSGKFLRRMLSA; encoded by the coding sequence ATGTCAATGATCACCGTTGAGGATGCCGCGTTCTGGCAACAGGAAGCGCAACGCCTGCACTGGCAACAGGATTTTAGCGCGTTGGTAGCCAGCATTGATGGTGGTCCGCGCTGTCGCTGGTTCCCGGATGGGAAAACTAACCTGAGCTATAACGCGCTCGACCGCCATCTGGTGACCCGTGGAAACCATTGCGCCATCATTCATCGTGATTATCTCGGGTATACCCATCGGCTCAGCTACCTTGAGCTCTGGCAGCAGGTCAACGCCCTGAGCAGCCTGTTGTCGAGCTGGGGGATCCGCCAGGGGGATCGGGTGCTGATTGCGCTGCCGATGATGCCGCAGGCCGCCATCGCCATGCTGGCCTGCGCCCGGCTCGGGGCGGTGCATGTGGTGGTTTACTCTGCCAGCACCAGCGAAGCGCTGGCCCAGCGTATCAATGCCTGCCAACCGGTGCTGCTGATCCACAGCAGCGAGAAGCGCAGCCGTGAGAGCCTGCCCTCCATCCCTGCACCCACCGCCACGTTACGCGTGGCGGATATGGTGAGTGCGGATTTTAGCCGTGAGCTGGCACAACATCAGGGGCGCGAGGTGCCCTGTGCCTGGGTAGAGGCTTCTCAGCCTTCACACCTGTTGTTTACCTCCGGCACCACGGGCGCGCCGAAAGGCATCGTGCGCGATACCGGTGGCTACGCCGTGGCGCTGCTGGCTAGCCTGCATCACCTGTTTCAGGTTCAGGATGACGAAATTTTCTTTACCACGGCGGATGTGGGATGGGTCACCGGACATAGCTACGGCGTCTATGCACCGTTGCTGGCGGGGATCACCACGGTTATGTGTGAAGCCAGCCCGGTGAATGCCCCCGGAGAAAGCTGGTGGCAAATGGTGGCGGAGCTGGGGATCACCCGTATGTTAACCATCGCCGGTGCGATCCGCATGGCACGCCAGCAGGGGACGCCGCGTGCCGACCTGGCGGCGTTACGATCGCTCTATCTGGCAGGCGAACCGCTCGACAGTACAACGCATGACTGGGTGAGCACGGAGATGTGCGTGCCATGCGAAAATCACTACTGGCAGACTGAATCCGGCTGGCCACTGCTGGCGGGGTCGGGCAGCGGTCTGAAGCCGGTGTTCAGCCGCTCAGTGGCGATCGTTGATGCGGCCAGTGGCGCTTTGTGTGCGGCGGGTGAGGCAGGACTGCTGGTGGTAAATGGCTCGCTTGGTCCGGGTGGCATGTCAACCCTCTGGCAGGATGATACGCAGCATGATCAACGCTACTGGCTGCAACGTGATGGGCGCTGGAGTTATGCCACCCATGATTGTGCCGTGCAGGTGGGCGATAACATCGTCATTCAGGGGCGCATGGACGACGTGATCAACATCGGCGGCAAGCGTCTGGCGACAGCGGAAGTAGAAAATGCCCTGGCGGGCCTGGACGGTATCGTTGAGGTGGTTGCCACCCGCACCCCACATCACCTGCTGGGTGAAATGGTGGCGCTTTTTGTCGTCACCGATGGGCTAAATGCACCACAGGAAGCGGCACTGAAGCAACAAATACGCGAACGTCTGATCAGCCGCTGTGGCCGCTATGCCCTGCCGCGCAAGATTCACTTCCGCCGTTCGTTGCCGAAGACCTTTTCCGGGAAGTTTTTGCGCCGGATGTTGAGTGCGTGA
- a CDS encoding MSMEG_0569 family flavin-dependent oxidoreductase, protein MNNNHYPVVIIGGGQAGLAMSWNLTQKNIQHLVLERHQLAWAWREQRWDNFCLVTPNWQCKLPGFPYDGDDPHGFMLRDEIIDYVERYARSFNAPLREGVNVLRVEKTQQGFQLLTSAGVFTADQVVIAVGNYHRPRFPAISAQLPASIMQVHSADYKSAQQLPAGDVLVVGSAQSGAQIAEDLHLAGRRVHLCVGSAPRVARFYRGRDVVDWLDDMGHYRLTVDDHPLGEDARRKTNHYVTGRDGGRDIDLRAFALQGMQLYGRLLGYRDGTLLTADDLKANLDGADATSQKIKDSIDVWIAEQGIDAPAEARYQPLWQPEESATHIDLSNITAIIWAVGFHTDFSWIDAPAFNDKGYPRHTRGVSVQPGLYFLGLPWLWTWGSGRFEGVGEDAAWLAEAIVQQHQGAAETVYVNDHR, encoded by the coding sequence ATGAACAACAATCATTATCCTGTCGTCATTATTGGCGGCGGGCAGGCGGGTCTCGCCATGAGCTGGAACCTGACGCAAAAAAACATCCAGCATCTGGTGCTGGAACGCCATCAACTGGCCTGGGCATGGCGCGAACAACGCTGGGATAACTTCTGCCTGGTGACGCCTAACTGGCAATGTAAGTTGCCTGGCTTCCCCTATGACGGCGACGATCCGCACGGCTTTATGCTGCGCGATGAAATCATCGATTATGTTGAACGCTACGCCCGTAGCTTCAATGCACCATTGCGTGAAGGGGTTAACGTGTTGCGCGTAGAGAAAACGCAGCAGGGTTTTCAGTTACTGACTTCTGCCGGGGTTTTCACCGCTGACCAGGTGGTGATCGCGGTGGGCAATTATCATCGTCCGCGCTTTCCGGCGATATCCGCACAACTGCCAGCAAGCATCATGCAGGTGCATTCCGCTGACTATAAATCGGCGCAGCAATTGCCCGCCGGAGACGTACTGGTGGTGGGATCGGCGCAATCCGGTGCGCAGATCGCAGAGGATCTGCATCTGGCCGGTCGTCGCGTCCATCTGTGCGTGGGCAGCGCACCGCGCGTGGCGCGTTTTTACCGTGGTCGCGACGTGGTGGATTGGCTGGATGATATGGGGCATTACCGTCTGACCGTTGACGATCATCCGCTCGGTGAAGACGCACGGCGCAAAACCAACCACTATGTCACGGGCCGTGATGGCGGGCGCGATATCGATCTGCGCGCCTTTGCCTTGCAGGGCATGCAGCTGTATGGCCGTCTGCTGGGATACCGCGACGGCACACTCCTCACCGCCGATGACCTTAAGGCTAACCTCGACGGTGCTGACGCCACCTCGCAGAAAATCAAAGACAGCATTGATGTCTGGATCGCTGAACAGGGTATCGACGCGCCCGCTGAAGCGCGCTATCAGCCGCTGTGGCAACCAGAAGAAAGCGCCACCCATATCGATCTGTCCAATATCACCGCCATTATCTGGGCAGTGGGGTTCCATACCGATTTCAGCTGGATAGACGCGCCTGCCTTCAATGACAAAGGCTATCCACGGCATACCCGTGGTGTCTCGGTACAGCCGGGTCTGTATTTTCTTGGGTTGCCGTGGCTGTGGACCTGGGGATCGGGGCGCTTTGAAGGTGTAGGGGAAGATGCCGCATGGCTGGCGGAAGCGATTGTGCAGCAGCATCAGGGCGCTGCGGAGACGGTATATGTCAATGATCACCGTTGA
- a CDS encoding MSMEG_0570 family nitrogen starvation response protein produces MPAMHFVVCWPDGSKDTCYSPSTAIEKHLEVNHPYTLDEFVTLSTRALDEASERVKAKFGYYCSSAQDQSAVIVQKARQFTAQQQVIVEKITPVPV; encoded by the coding sequence ATGCCTGCAATGCATTTTGTCGTTTGCTGGCCTGACGGCAGCAAAGATACCTGCTATTCCCCCTCCACCGCCATTGAGAAACACCTGGAGGTGAACCATCCCTATACGCTGGATGAGTTCGTCACCCTGAGTACCCGCGCGCTGGACGAAGCCAGTGAAAGGGTGAAGGCGAAGTTCGGTTATTACTGCTCCAGCGCCCAGGATCAGTCTGCGGTAATCGTGCAAAAAGCCCGGCAGTTTACGGCGCAGCAGCAAGTCATTGTGGAAAAAATCACCCCCGTCCCGGTCTGA
- a CDS encoding sll0787 family AIR synthase-like protein yields the protein MNHDLAALIERLHAFSGIAHKRDIQQVAQQLRDAWPNPYPNGDDCALIPDGNGYKLLAMEGFINRFVAEEPWFAGWCGVMVNLSDIAAMGGRPLAVVNALWDDALPHAEQILQGMAAASRAYQVPVVGGHTNLRSDQPQLAVAVLGETTHPLSSFAVQPGQTLMVAANLQGRWHPPGNNWDAATHADPLALRQALSLLPAMADEGLLQAAKDISQAGLAGTLVMMLESAGLGAELDLAQIPIPPGVELEQWLCAFPSFGFLLAVEPYHRDEVAERFARHGISCAAVGQFTPERKLIMQYQQQRGCYWDLAQQPLTGMNNQ from the coding sequence ATGAATCATGACTTAGCTGCGCTGATTGAACGGCTGCACGCCTTTAGCGGCATCGCCCACAAGCGCGATATCCAGCAGGTGGCGCAGCAGCTGCGCGATGCCTGGCCTAACCCGTACCCGAATGGCGATGACTGTGCGCTGATCCCCGATGGCAACGGCTACAAACTGCTGGCAATGGAGGGATTTATTAACCGCTTTGTCGCGGAAGAGCCGTGGTTTGCCGGTTGGTGTGGCGTGATGGTCAATCTGAGTGACATTGCCGCGATGGGCGGACGCCCGCTGGCGGTGGTTAACGCCCTGTGGGATGACGCGTTACCCCATGCGGAGCAGATCCTGCAAGGAATGGCGGCGGCCTCCCGCGCGTATCAGGTGCCTGTGGTTGGCGGCCACACCAATCTGCGCAGCGATCAGCCACAGCTGGCCGTGGCGGTGCTGGGGGAGACAACACATCCGCTCAGCAGCTTTGCCGTACAACCGGGTCAGACGCTTATGGTGGCTGCCAATCTACAGGGGCGCTGGCACCCACCCGGTAACAACTGGGATGCGGCGACTCATGCCGATCCTCTGGCTCTGCGCCAGGCCCTGTCGCTGCTGCCTGCGATGGCCGATGAAGGATTACTTCAGGCGGCGAAAGACATCAGCCAGGCCGGGCTGGCGGGCACGCTGGTGATGATGCTGGAGAGCGCCGGGCTGGGTGCCGAGCTGGACCTGGCGCAGATCCCCATCCCGCCAGGCGTGGAACTGGAGCAGTGGCTGTGTGCCTTCCCCAGCTTCGGATTCCTGCTGGCAGTGGAGCCATATCATCGCGACGAGGTAGCTGAACGCTTTGCCCGGCACGGCATCAGTTGTGCTGCGGTGGGGCAGTTCACCCCGGAGAGAAAACTCATCATGCAGTACCAGCAGCAGCGCGGCTGTTACTGGGATCTGGCGCAACAGCCGCTTACCGGCATGAACAATCAATAG
- a CDS encoding MSMEG_0567/Sll0786 family nitrogen starvation N-acetyltransferase produces the protein MNHYAGYTIKWVTLPWERRQAYALRQRVFCQEQGLFEGDDLDDIDGHARLLVALGSVGGWHDEVVGTVRIHERAPGIWMGSRLAVDNAYRRQGQLGPTLIRLAVCSAHALGCREFYAQVQHQNEPLFRRMHWHTLEWLDLRGVRHARMQADLNFYPPCHDPRSGMVINTPVRKPTEMPAFLTGVAR, from the coding sequence ATGAATCACTACGCAGGTTACACCATCAAATGGGTCACGCTGCCGTGGGAACGGCGACAGGCTTACGCGCTGCGCCAGCGCGTGTTTTGCCAGGAACAGGGATTGTTTGAGGGCGATGACCTGGATGATATCGATGGACATGCCCGGCTGCTGGTGGCACTCGGTAGCGTGGGCGGCTGGCACGATGAAGTGGTGGGCACGGTGCGTATCCATGAACGGGCACCGGGGATCTGGATGGGATCGCGCCTCGCGGTGGATAACGCCTATCGTCGCCAGGGCCAGCTGGGGCCGACGCTGATCCGCCTGGCGGTGTGCAGCGCCCATGCGCTGGGCTGCCGCGAATTTTATGCCCAGGTGCAGCATCAGAACGAGCCACTGTTTCGCCGTATGCACTGGCACACGCTGGAGTGGCTGGATTTGCGCGGGGTCCGCCATGCGCGGATGCAGGCCGATCTCAACTTTTATCCCCCCTGTCACGACCCGCGCAGTGGCATGGTGATCAATACCCCGGTTCGCAAGCCGACGGAAATGCCCGCCTTTCTGACGGGGGTAGCGCGATGA
- a CDS encoding MSMEG_0568 family radical SAM protein, with protein MQNVPSTRQQLITELLTQGVNVINPRQDHVSRHGGAGPSDHQAMNIDGVTVMVPIYTHSARQSPWQVKHEESGATRLYNNLIPVREISVAHKPRFYERQTADGIPYSQIATLHGTDVLATTVLQTCIRYENRAKACQFCAIGQSLAAGSTIARKTPQQLAEVAKAAVELDGVKHMVMTTGTPSGSDRGARILVESALAIKAAVDLPLQGQCEPPGDAKWFRRMKDAGIDALGMHLEAVTPAVRARIMPGKAQVSVDQYLEAFADAVAVFGRGQVSTYILAGLGDTPEAILSLSETLIDLGVYPFVVPFVPISGTPLEHHPAPDSQFMSSILQPLGQMLSQASLRSSDIKAGCGRCGACSSLSSFEQAMA; from the coding sequence ATGCAGAACGTACCGTCTACGCGCCAGCAGCTGATCACTGAGCTGCTGACCCAGGGGGTGAATGTCATTAATCCCCGCCAGGATCATGTCAGCCGTCACGGTGGCGCCGGACCGTCGGACCATCAGGCGATGAATATCGATGGTGTGACGGTGATGGTGCCGATCTACACCCATTCCGCGCGCCAGTCGCCTTGGCAGGTGAAACACGAGGAGTCCGGTGCCACCCGGCTGTACAACAACCTGATTCCGGTGCGGGAGATCAGCGTCGCCCATAAACCGCGCTTTTATGAGCGACAGACGGCCGACGGCATACCTTACTCGCAGATTGCCACGCTGCATGGCACCGACGTGCTGGCGACCACCGTGCTGCAAACCTGCATCCGCTATGAAAATCGCGCGAAGGCGTGCCAGTTCTGCGCTATCGGGCAGTCGCTGGCAGCGGGCAGCACCATCGCGCGTAAAACCCCGCAGCAACTGGCGGAAGTGGCAAAAGCGGCCGTGGAGCTGGATGGGGTGAAACATATGGTGATGACCACCGGAACCCCCTCCGGCAGTGATCGTGGTGCCCGCATTTTGGTGGAAAGCGCGCTCGCCATCAAAGCGGCGGTGGATTTGCCGTTGCAGGGACAATGCGAACCACCGGGAGATGCGAAATGGTTCCGACGCATGAAAGACGCGGGGATTGATGCGCTGGGTATGCATCTCGAAGCCGTCACTCCTGCGGTTCGCGCCCGCATTATGCCGGGCAAGGCCCAGGTGAGCGTGGATCAGTATCTTGAGGCATTCGCCGATGCGGTGGCGGTGTTTGGCCGGGGGCAGGTCAGTACCTATATCCTGGCGGGTCTGGGCGATACGCCGGAAGCTATCCTGTCGCTGTCGGAGACGCTGATTGACCTCGGGGTTTATCCGTTTGTGGTGCCTTTTGTCCCGATCAGCGGCACACCGCTGGAACATCATCCGGCCCCTGACAGCCAGTTTATGTCGTCCATTTTGCAGCCGCTCGGACAGATGCTCAGCCAGGCGAGCCTGCGTTCCAGCGATATCAAGGCGGGCTGCGGTCGCTGCGGTGCCTGCTCCTCACTTTCCAGCTTTGAACAGGCGATGGCGTAA
- a CDS encoding Nit6803 family nitrilase, which yields MAESRIIRAAAAQIAPDLHEASKTLARVLDAIDQAAAQGAEIIVFPETFVPYYPYFSFITPAMTAGAAHLKLYDQAVVVPGPITHAVGERARLRNIVVVLGVNERDHGTLYNTQLVFDASGELVLKRRKITPTYHERMIWGQGDGAGLKVVDSAVGRIGALACWEHYNPLARYSLMTQHEEIHCSQFPGSLVGPIFAEQMDVTIRHHALESGCFVINATGWLTEEQINELTSDPVLQKGLRGGCNTAIISPEGRHLVPPLTEGEGILIADLDMALITKRKRMMDSVGHYARPELLSLRLDATPARYVVARDNESETGGGHDAERTVYAPAADH from the coding sequence ATGGCTGAGTCACGCATTATTCGTGCCGCCGCCGCCCAGATTGCGCCAGATCTCCATGAGGCCAGCAAAACGCTGGCCCGGGTGCTGGACGCGATCGATCAGGCAGCTGCACAGGGGGCAGAGATCATCGTCTTTCCCGAGACCTTTGTGCCTTATTACCCCTACTTCTCGTTTATCACGCCCGCGATGACCGCCGGAGCGGCCCATCTGAAATTGTATGACCAGGCGGTGGTGGTGCCCGGCCCGATCACCCATGCGGTGGGCGAACGCGCCCGCCTGCGCAACATCGTCGTGGTGCTGGGGGTGAATGAACGTGACCACGGCACACTCTACAACACCCAACTGGTATTTGATGCCAGCGGGGAACTGGTGCTGAAACGCCGCAAAATCACCCCGACCTATCACGAACGGATGATCTGGGGACAGGGAGACGGTGCCGGATTGAAGGTGGTGGACTCGGCGGTTGGGCGCATCGGGGCTTTAGCCTGCTGGGAGCACTACAACCCACTGGCGCGCTACAGCCTGATGACTCAGCACGAGGAGATCCATTGCAGCCAGTTCCCCGGTTCATTGGTGGGGCCGATTTTTGCCGAGCAGATGGACGTCACCATTCGCCATCATGCACTGGAGTCCGGTTGCTTTGTCATCAATGCCACCGGCTGGCTGACCGAGGAGCAAATCAACGAGCTGACCAGCGACCCGGTGTTACAAAAGGGGCTGCGTGGTGGCTGCAACACCGCCATCATCTCGCCGGAAGGCCGCCACCTGGTGCCGCCGCTGACCGAAGGTGAGGGGATTTTGATTGCCGATCTGGACATGGCCCTGATCACCAAACGCAAACGCATGATGGATTCTGTCGGCCACTATGCCCGACCGGAATTACTCAGCCTGCGCCTCGATGCGACGCCTGCCCGTTATGTGGTGGCGCGTGATAATGAGTCCGAAACCGGAGGAGGCCACGATGCAGAACGTACCGTCTACGCGCCAGCAGCTGATCACTGA
- a CDS encoding MSMEG_0572/Sll0783 family nitrogen starvation response protein has product MPKVTLPAHKTGDFFVDYEEKVFEDVKAEPGQKALVTFHTVAFEGSIGFVNMLQATRLQRKGFETSILLYGPGVLLGVQRGFPTIGAEAFPGHQNYGNQLTKFMSEGGKVYACRFALQALYGHGEPSLLEGVRPINPLDVLDLKLLHVRDNAVIIDTWTM; this is encoded by the coding sequence ATGCCAAAAGTTACTTTGCCAGCTCATAAGACGGGTGATTTCTTTGTCGATTACGAAGAGAAAGTGTTTGAGGATGTGAAGGCGGAACCGGGCCAGAAGGCACTGGTGACCTTCCACACCGTCGCCTTTGAAGGTTCGATCGGTTTCGTCAACATGTTGCAGGCCACCCGTTTGCAACGTAAAGGATTCGAAACCTCCATCCTGCTGTATGGGCCAGGGGTGCTGCTTGGCGTGCAGCGCGGTTTCCCCACCATCGGGGCCGAAGCGTTTCCCGGTCACCAGAACTATGGCAACCAGCTGACCAAATTTATGTCTGAAGGCGGCAAAGTCTACGCCTGCCGTTTTGCCCTGCAGGCTTTGTATGGTCATGGCGAACCTTCACTGCTGGAAGGGGTACGCCCGATCAACCCGCTGGATGTGCTGGATCTGAAGCTGCTCCACGTGCGTGACAACGCGGTGATCATCGATACCTGGACGATGTAA
- a CDS encoding PLP-dependent aminotransferase family protein, with product MLNKLGSRWNSYQNQNTQRPAYLLIADIIADGINSGEFQPRDRLPPLRELALLLALNYTTVTRGYAEAKRRGLIDSRPGLGSYIRGKVPAVPLSGGSSYEMTMNSPIEPGEELAQAISEGAINLFAQKNILSLLRYQDFGGQADDKAMAKVWLEKQLPAVSLEEILVAPGIHSALVGLLTLLCRKGGSVCVSDLIYPGLKAIASQLNITLQSLPCDEDGPLPRAFEHQCQTGNISALYINPTIQNPTTLTLPLRRREALADVASRYSVPVIEDEAYAALATQHIASFSELIPELTWYVTGMSKCFGPGLRTAFIKGPGKRNTQLLAGALRALNVMASPITNALATQWISDGTADRVLLSVRAESVIRQKMASEILHDFSYRATPQGFHLWLQLPRHFNWNPAEMAVKLRELGVSAVSSAAFCTDNNPPDALRICLGGSWSRETCAENLQTIAHVMLNPQHYGSVIL from the coding sequence ATGCTTAATAAACTTGGCAGTCGCTGGAACAGTTATCAGAACCAGAACACCCAACGCCCGGCTTATCTGTTGATTGCCGATATCATCGCAGACGGCATCAACAGCGGGGAGTTTCAGCCACGCGATCGCCTGCCGCCGTTACGTGAACTGGCGCTGCTGCTGGCGCTCAATTACACCACCGTGACGCGCGGCTATGCGGAAGCCAAACGGCGCGGTTTGATTGACTCGCGACCGGGTCTTGGCAGTTATATTCGCGGCAAGGTGCCTGCTGTCCCACTCAGCGGGGGTAGCAGCTATGAGATGACGATGAATTCACCGATTGAACCCGGTGAGGAGCTGGCACAGGCCATCAGTGAAGGGGCGATTAACCTGTTCGCGCAGAAAAATATTCTCAGCCTTCTGCGTTACCAGGATTTTGGCGGACAGGCCGACGATAAAGCGATGGCAAAAGTCTGGCTGGAGAAGCAGTTGCCCGCCGTCAGTCTGGAGGAGATCCTGGTCGCTCCGGGGATCCACAGTGCGCTGGTGGGATTGCTGACTCTGCTGTGCCGCAAGGGTGGCAGCGTGTGCGTCAGTGATTTGATCTATCCGGGCCTGAAAGCCATTGCCAGTCAGTTGAATATCACGCTGCAATCCCTGCCCTGCGATGAGGATGGACCGCTGCCGCGCGCCTTTGAACATCAATGCCAGACCGGCAACATCAGCGCGTTGTATATCAATCCTACCATCCAGAATCCCACCACCCTGACCTTGCCACTGCGCCGCCGGGAAGCGCTGGCCGATGTGGCGTCACGTTACAGCGTACCGGTGATCGAAGATGAGGCCTATGCTGCGCTGGCAACACAACATATCGCTTCGTTCAGTGAGTTAATTCCCGAGCTGACCTGGTACGTCACCGGCATGTCCAAATGTTTTGGGCCGGGGCTGCGTACCGCATTTATCAAAGGTCCGGGTAAGCGCAATACCCAGCTGCTGGCGGGTGCGCTACGCGCCCTGAACGTGATGGCCAGCCCGATTACCAACGCGCTGGCGACCCAGTGGATCAGCGATGGTACCGCCGATCGGGTGTTGCTTTCCGTGCGTGCCGAATCGGTGATTCGCCAGAAAATGGCCAGTGAAATTCTGCACGATTTCAGTTATCGGGCCACGCCGCAGGGATTCCATCTGTGGTTGCAGCTGCCGCGTCATTTCAACTGGAATCCTGCCGAGATGGCGGTAAAACTGCGCGAACTTGGCGTCAGTGCCGTTTCAAGCGCGGCATTCTGCACCGATAATAATCCACCGGATGCGCTGCGTATTTGTCTGGGTGGCTCCTGGTCACGGGAAACCTGTGCGGAGAATTTACAGACCATTGCCCATGTCATGCTGAATCCTCAGCATTATGGCAGCGTGATTCTTTAA
- a CDS encoding SEL1-like repeat protein, translating into MKLFTPKAIALLVTLCCCSASYAGESLADLQTKATNGDAAAQTTLGIDYLNGDGVTQDYGKAQQWLEKAVAQDSQEACHALALMYTYGQGVTKDLNKAVELYKKAGPAQHGDAYNNLAVIYSKGLNGKADPALAMKYYQLAADAGNSESQAIIGWKYATGDGVAKNTRKAFQYYEKSAAQGNSQGQYLLATAYDDGTGVKRNDALAVSWYKKAADNGNTSAMNNLGVMLTDGEGVKRDYVKARFYLEQAVAKDSAEARAGLGYLYLNGLGVKKDYYKATELYSTACDREVAGACDTVKDMKAKKMYRVRTASSSASAPTQRLIAKSIDDGVNATFTWQGDDATFKANGHAEDCSFLKDFSEPAGNLATSFVCTGNVQIVLKQFKTTKNAYIAVTTNNFKDEVKSFAVNVYTVDAAALAAE; encoded by the coding sequence ATGAAACTATTTACCCCTAAAGCTATCGCTCTGCTGGTGACATTATGTTGTTGCAGTGCTTCCTATGCCGGGGAAAGTCTGGCTGATCTGCAAACTAAAGCCACTAATGGTGATGCGGCTGCACAAACCACCCTTGGCATCGATTACCTGAACGGTGACGGTGTCACGCAGGATTACGGCAAAGCACAGCAGTGGCTGGAAAAAGCGGTGGCTCAGGATAGCCAGGAAGCCTGTCATGCTCTCGCCCTGATGTACACCTATGGACAGGGTGTGACGAAAGATCTTAATAAAGCTGTCGAACTGTATAAAAAAGCCGGTCCGGCGCAGCATGGCGATGCCTACAATAATCTGGCGGTTATCTATTCGAAAGGATTGAATGGCAAAGCGGACCCCGCCCTGGCGATGAAGTATTATCAACTGGCTGCCGATGCCGGCAATAGCGAGTCGCAGGCCATAATCGGCTGGAAATATGCTACCGGTGACGGGGTGGCAAAAAACACCCGGAAAGCGTTTCAGTATTATGAAAAATCCGCCGCGCAGGGTAACTCTCAGGGACAATATTTGCTCGCCACCGCCTATGACGATGGTACCGGGGTGAAACGTAACGATGCACTCGCCGTCTCCTGGTATAAAAAAGCCGCAGATAACGGCAACACATCCGCAATGAATAACCTCGGCGTTATGCTTACCGATGGTGAAGGCGTGAAGCGAGATTACGTCAAAGCGCGCTTTTATCTGGAACAGGCGGTAGCGAAAGACTCAGCAGAAGCCAGAGCCGGGTTGGGTTATTTGTATCTCAATGGGCTGGGGGTAAAAAAGGACTATTACAAAGCCACCGAACTCTACAGCACGGCCTGTGACCGCGAGGTTGCGGGTGCTTGCGATACCGTGAAGGACATGAAGGCGAAAAAAATGTATCGCGTCAGAACGGCCAGCTCGTCTGCCTCCGCGCCAACCCAGCGCCTGATCGCAAAATCCATTGATGATGGAGTCAACGCGACATTTACCTGGCAAGGTGACGATGCCACTTTCAAAGCCAACGGACACGCAGAGGATTGCTCATTTTTGAAAGACTTTTCTGAGCCAGCAGGCAATCTCGCCACCTCTTTTGTCTGCACCGGGAATGTCCAGATCGTGCTGAAGCAATTCAAAACCACGAAGAATGCCTACATCGCGGTGACCACTAACAACTTTAAAGATGAAGTGAAATCGTTCGCCGTCAATGTTTATACCGTGGATGCAGCAGCGCTCGCTGCCGAGTGA